A stretch of DNA from Parvularcula bermudensis HTCC2503:
CCGACCAGCGACAGGACTTACCATGATCCAATCCGGCTTTGCCGCCTTGGCCGATCGGCTGTCCGCCGTCACCCGCACCCGTCCGAGCGATCTGGATTCTGGCCAGATCCGGATCGAACTCCTATCGGGCCTGACCGTGGCCCTGGCCCTGGTGCCCGAGGCCGTGGCCTTTGCCTTTGTGGCGGGGGTCCATCCCCTGGTGGGGCTTTATGCGGCGTTCATGGTGGGCTTGATCACCGCCATTTTCGGCGGCCGCCCCGGCATGATCTCCGGGGCAACAGGCGCCCTGGCCGTGGTCATGGTGAGCCTGGTGGCAGAGCATGGCGTAGAATATCTGTTCGCGACCGTCATTTTGATGGGCGTATTACAGATCGTCGTCGGCGCTTTGCGCTGGGGGAAATTCATCAGGCTGGTCCCCCATCCTGTTATGCTCGGCTTTGTGAACGGCCTCGCCATCGTGATCTTCATGGCGCAGTTGGGCCAGTTCCAAGTTCCCGGCACCGCCGAAGCCTCCGGTCACGGCATGTCCGGGGGGGAGTGGCTGTCCGGCCTGCCGCTGGCCATCATGCTCGGCCTGGTGGGCCTGACCATGGTCATCATTTGGGGATTGCCGAAATTGACCACAGTGATCCCGGCCCCTTTGGCGGGCATCGGCATAACCGCCATTCTGGTCATCCTGGTCGGCATTGAGACGCCGCGGGTGGGGGATTTGGCCTCCATCGAGGGGGGCCTGCCAAGCTTTCACATTCCCGCTGTCCCCTTCACGTGGGAGACGCTCGAAATCATCCTGCCCTATGCCGTGGTGCTTGGCCTGATCGGCCTCATTGAGAGCCTTCTGACCCTCAATCTGGTGGGGGAGATCACCCAGCAGCGGGGCGGTGCGTCGAAAGAATGCGTCGCCCAGGGCATGGCGAACACCGCCACCGGATTGTTCGGCGGCATGGGCGGCTGCGCCATGATCGGGCAGTCGATGATCAATGTCCGCTCCGGGGGCCGGATGCGGCTGTCCGGGATCGCCGCAGCCCTCTTTTTGTTGTCATTCATCCTCTTCGCAGCACCGCTCATCGAGCAAATCCCCCTCGCCGCGCTGGTGGGCGTCATGTTCATGGTGGTTATCGGCACCTTTGCCTGGCACAGCTTCCGTATCCTGCCGAAAATTCCCAGAACCGACGCCTTGGTGGTGGTGCTCGTCACGGTCGTCACCGTGTGGCAGGATTTGGCCGTGGCCGTGGTGGTGGGGGTGATCGTTTCGGCCCTCGCCTATGCCTGGAATAATGCCCGCCGGATGCACGCCAACATCGTCGATCAGCCGACGGGCAGGGTCTATAAACTGGAGGGGCCGCTGTTCTTTGGATCGGCCGACGGTTTTCGGGATCTTTTCACCCCACAGGACGATCCTGAAAATGTTGTGATTGATTTCGCCCGGAGCCGTGTCGTCGACGGCTCGGCGTTACAAGCGATCGAAGATGTCGCCGCGAAATACGAGGCGGCGGGCAAGCACCTGCAGCTCCGCCATCTCTCCCATGATTGCCATCAATTGTTGCGCAAGGCGGAGCAATTGATCGTGGATGCCGATGACGACCCCGAATACGGGATCGCTGTCGATTATTCGGTCAGGACCGGCGCCATGGGCGGCGGCCACTGAAAACCACCGCCCCTGGACAGGGGCAGGGAGAAAGACGTGGCCCAAGCCCCTGTGATCAAGGCCCTCGACCTCCCCGCCTTTTTGCTTCTCCTTTTCCTGTCGCTCCTATGGGGTGGATCGTTCTTTTTCGTCGAGGTGGCGCTGACAGCTTTCAGCCCCCTGACGATCGTCGCTCTGCGGGTCTCCCTCGCGGCGGTGATATTATGGCTGTGGGTGGTGCTGCGGCGGATGCCAGTGCCTCGCAGTGCCGGCATATGGGCCGCCTTCGCGGTCATGGGCGTGGCCAACAACGCCATTCCCTTCATCCTTATCGTCTGGGGGCAGACGACTATTTCTTCTGGGCTCGCCGCTGTGCTGAATGCCACAACGCCGTTCTTTACGATCCTGCTTGCCGGCCTCCTGCTCCCCGATGAACGATTGACCCTGCGAAAGTTGCTTGGGGTCGCGGTCGGGTTGAGCGGGGTGGCGGTGATGATCGGTCCCACCGCCCTTCAGGGACTAGGCGGCGCCCTATGGGGGCAAATCGCCATTCTTGGCGGCACCTTCTCCTATGCCTGCGCCAGTGTGTTCGGTCGCCGGTTCGCCGCCATGGGCGTACGGCCGACCGTGACGGCAGCGGGCCAGGTGACCA
This window harbors:
- a CDS encoding SulP family inorganic anion transporter, translating into MIQSGFAALADRLSAVTRTRPSDLDSGQIRIELLSGLTVALALVPEAVAFAFVAGVHPLVGLYAAFMVGLITAIFGGRPGMISGATGALAVVMVSLVAEHGVEYLFATVILMGVLQIVVGALRWGKFIRLVPHPVMLGFVNGLAIVIFMAQLGQFQVPGTAEASGHGMSGGEWLSGLPLAIMLGLVGLTMVIIWGLPKLTTVIPAPLAGIGITAILVILVGIETPRVGDLASIEGGLPSFHIPAVPFTWETLEIILPYAVVLGLIGLIESLLTLNLVGEITQQRGGASKECVAQGMANTATGLFGGMGGCAMIGQSMINVRSGGRMRLSGIAAALFLLSFILFAAPLIEQIPLAALVGVMFMVVIGTFAWHSFRILPKIPRTDALVVVLVTVVTVWQDLAVAVVVGVIVSALAYAWNNARRMHANIVDQPTGRVYKLEGPLFFGSADGFRDLFTPQDDPENVVIDFARSRVVDGSALQAIEDVAAKYEAAGKHLQLRHLSHDCHQLLRKAEQLIVDADDDPEYGIAVDYSVRTGAMGGGH
- a CDS encoding DMT family transporter, whose product is MAQAPVIKALDLPAFLLLLFLSLLWGGSFFFVEVALTAFSPLTIVALRVSLAAVILWLWVVLRRMPVPRSAGIWAAFAVMGVANNAIPFILIVWGQTTISSGLAAVLNATTPFFTILLAGLLLPDERLTLRKLLGVAVGLSGVAVMIGPTALQGLGGALWGQIAILGGTFSYACASVFGRRFAAMGVRPTVTAAGQVTMSSLLLLPLALKVDGSFGQSVPGWGPVLSIIGIASLSTALAFIIYFHLLSTVGATNLVLVTFLIPISAIILGLLFLGEALTAPQIMGMAIIGIGLSLIDGRLYRRQKVV